In Butyricicoccus intestinisimiae, the DNA window TTTTGATTCTCGACGAGGCAACGTCCTCTGTTGACACCAGAACCGAACAGCTGATTCAGGATGCGATGGCGCATTTGATGCAGGGACGCACCTCGTTTGTCATTGCACACCGCCTGTCCACGATTCGGGATGCAGATTTGATTCTCGTCATGAAGGACGGAGATATTATCGAACAGGGCACGCATCAGCAGCTGCTGGAGCAGAACGGCTTTTATGCCGGACTGTACCAGTCGCAGTTTGAGGATGCGAGCTGAACAATTGCGTGTTTTTGGAGAAGCCGGCTGCATTCCTGCAGCCGGCTTCATAAATTGTTTACAAAAACATGCGGATTTGTTGTGTTTTACACGGATATGGTATGCTACAATAAATACAATACAGAAAAAGTTCGTTTGAGGTGAAATGTATGAAGTACAGGCTGATGGCATTTATGGCAGGCAGAAACGGCTTTGATGCGTTGTCCAACACGTTGATTTGGGCGTCTATCCTTGCGATGTTTGCAAGCCGCTTGATTCCGAATCAGGTTGCGCATATGATTGCATATGAGATATCCGTTTTGGTATTTGTTTATGGATATTTTCGTGTGATGTCGCGTAATCTTCCCAAGAGACACAGAGAAAATATAGCATTTGTCGGATTTTTTCAGCGCAGAAAGCTGAATTTTCAGCAGAGAAAAACACACAGGTTTTTCGGATGCCCGCAGTGCAAAGCGACGCTTCGCGTGCCGAAGGGAAAGGGCAGGATTACGATTACGTGCAACTGCTGCGGCAGACAATTTACAAAGAGAACGTGACACAAATGGCAGGAAGCACCGGAGGAGAGAAATACCATGTCGAAAATTATCGGAATTGATTTGGGCACCACAAATTCCTGTGTTGCCGTATATGAGGGCGGAGAGCGCGTCATCATTCCCAATGCACAGGGCGGGCGCACCACGCCGTCTGTCGTTGCCTTTACCAAGGATGGAGAGCGATTGATTGGTGAGACGGCAAAACGGCAGGCGGCGGTCAATCCGGACCGCACCATTTCCTCCATCAAACGCGACATGGGCACGGATCGGCGCATTTCTATTGACGGAAAGCAGTATTCGCCGCAGGAAATTTCTGCTATGATTCTGCGCCAGCTCAAAAGCGATGCAGAGACCTATCTCGGTGAGCCTGTGACAGAGGCTGTCATCACGGTGCCGGCATATTTTACGGACGCACAGCGGCAGGCGACCAAGGATGCGGGCACGATTGCCGGTCTGCATGTCCAGCGCATCATCAATGAGCCGACATCCGCCGCGCTGGCGTATGGCATTGACAAAGAGCAGGCACAGAAAATTCTCGTCTATGACTTGGGCGGCGGCACGTTTGATGTGTCCGTGCTCGACATCAACGACGGCGTGATTGAGGTGCTGGCGACGGCGGGCAACAACCGACTCGGCGGCGATGACTTTGACAAATGCGTTTGCGAGTATATCTTGTCCGAGTTTAAAAAAGCCGAAGGCATTGATTTGAGCCGCGATTCGGCGGCGATGCAGCGCGTGCGCGAGGCGGCGGAGAAAGCGAAAAAAGAGCTGTCCTCCGCGCTGTCGGCGGAAATCATGCTGCCGTACATCGCCGTGAAGCGCGGAGAACCCAAGCATTTGCAGATGACGCTGACACGGGCAAAATTCAATGAGCTGACCAATCATCTGGTGCAGGCGACACTAGATCCTGTGTATCAGGCGGTGGCAGACTCCGGATTAAATCTGCCGGACATCAGCAAGGTGCTTATGGTTGGCGGCTCCAGCCGCATTCCTGCGGTCAACGAAGCAGTGCAAAAGCTGACGGGACGCCAGCCGTTTAAGGGCATCAATCCGGACGAGTGCGTGGCAATGGGTGCCTGTTTGCAGGGCGGTGTGCTGTCCGGAGAGGTGCGGGGGCTGCTTCTGCTCGACGTCACACCGCTGTCGCTTGGCATTGAGACGGTCGGCGGCGTGTTTACCAAGCTGATTGATAAGAACACGACAATTCCGATTAAAAAAAGCCAGATTTTCACGACTGCCGGCGCATTTCAGAAGCGTGTAAAGGTCAATGTTTTACAGGGAGAGCGCCCGATGGCAAAGCAGAACAAAAGCCTTGGCTCGTTTATGCTGGGCGGCATCAAGCGCTCTGCGACCGGTATGCCGCAGATTGAAGTCACGTTTGAAATCGACACCAACGGCATTGTCAATGTGTCCGCCCGCGATTTGACCACGGGAAAAATGCAGGAAATCACCGTCACAGGTTCCAATAACATGAGCGAAGCGGACATTCAGCAGGCGATTCATGACGCGGAGCAGTACGCCGCAGAGGACAGCAAGATTCGCGCAGGCATGGAATACAAGACCAAACTGGAGCAGCTGACGTATCAGGCGGCGGAAAAGCGCAAGAGCATGGATCGCGCACACAAAAAGCAGCTGGATGCAGCGGTGAAAGAGGCGCGCCACGCGCTGCGCAGGAAAGAACCGGAGCAGATGGCGGCAGCGGCTGCCGCGCTGGAACAGATGGTTCGCGTATAGCAAAGTATAAAATATGCCCAAGATTTCAGTTAGAACTTGCTTTTTTGTGCAATTTGTATTACATTATAAAAGAAGCAAAAAAACAGACGACAGGGAAAATGTCGTTTTTAGGAGGAAATACAGTGGGTAAAGTTATTTTAACCGGCGACCGTCCGACCGGCAAACTGCATCTGGGACATTATGTTGGTTCCCTGAGACGCCGCGTAGAGCTGCAAAATTCCGGTGAATACGATAAAATCTTCATTATGATTGCAGATACACAGGCATTAACTGATAACGCAGACAATCCGGAAAAGATTCGTCAGAATATTTTGGAGGTTGCGCTGGATTATCTGTCCTGCGGTTTGGATCCGGCAAAGTCTACACTGTTCATTCAGTCTCAGGTGCCGGAGCTGACCGAGCTGACCATGTACTATATGAATCTGGTCACCGTATCTCGTCTGCAGCGCAATCCGACGGTAAAGTCGGAAATTCAGATGCGCAATTTTGAAACGAGCATTCCGGTTGGATTCTTTACATATCCAATCAGTCAGGCGTCCGATATCACGGCGTTCCGTGCGACCACGGTTCCGGCCGGTGAGGATCAGATGCCGATGGTAGAACAGACCCGCGAAATCGTGCACAAGTTTAACAGCGTATACGGTGAGACACTGGTTACGCCGCAGATTTTGCTGCCGGAGAATCAGGCGTGCCTGCGTCTGCCGGGCACCGATGGCAAGGCTAAGATGTCCAAGTCTCTGGGCAACTGCATTTATCTGTCGGACAGCGCAGAGGACGTGCGCAAGAAGGTCATGAGCATGTACACCGATCCGGAGCACATCCGCGTACAGGATCCGGGCAAAATCGAGGGCAACACGGTATTTACTTATCTGGATGCCTTCTGCCGTCCGGAGTACTTTGCAGAATTCTGGCCGGATTATGCAAATCTGGATGAGGTCAAGGAGCACTACCAGCGTGGCGGTCTGGGCGATGTAAAGGTGAAGAAGTTCCTGAACAACGTCCTGCAGGCAGAGCTGGAGCCGATTCGTGCGCGCCGCAAGGAATATGAAAAGGATATTCCGGCAGTGTATGAAATCCTCAAGAACGGCAGCGCCGTTGCACAGGCTGAGGCAGCACAGACGCTGCACGATGTGCGCGCCGCTATGAAAATCAACTATTTTGAAGATGCAGAGCTGATTGCTTCGCAGGCTTCCAAGTACGGCGACAAATAACAATCATTGCATGAGAAAAGGCATCCCGATGGGATGCCTTTTTTGCTATAGCTCCAGCCCCAGCGGCTTGACCGCGCGGGGGAGAATGCCGTTGATATAGGAAATCAGAATGCCGTAGTTGGTCATCGGTACACCCTCGTCCTCGGCGTAGGCGATGCGGGATTTCATCTCCCGCTCGTTGAGCATACAGCCGCCGCAGTGCACAATGAGCTGATACGGAGACAGATTTTCCGGAAACGCGCCGCCGCTGGTAAATTCGAAATGCAGCGATTTTCCGGTATAGTCCTCGATCCATTTGGGCAGCTTGACCGTGCCGATGTCATCGCATTGCCGATGATGCGTGCAGCCCTCGGAGATTAACACGGTATCGCCGTCTTGCAGCTGACGCAGGGCGGTGACGCCGCGCACGGCGCTGTCCAATCGGCCTTTGTAGCGGGCGAACAGGATAGAAAATGAGGTGAGCGGCACATCATCCGGTGTGTCGGCGGAGACGCGCCGGAATGCCTGACTGTCTGTCACGACCATGCGCGGCGGCTGGCCGAGCTTTTTCAGCGTGGCTTTCAGCTCGGTGTCCTGACAGACGATGGCGGTCGCACCGGCTTCTAAGATATCGCGGATGGTTTGCTGCTGCGGCAGAATCAAGCGGCCTTTGGGTGCAGCGGAATCAATGGGCACGACGAGCACGACAAAATCATTGGGCTGTAACAGATCAGCAATAATGCGCCGCCCGTTGTCTCCGGTCGGCACAAGATGTGCAATGGCTTCTTTGAGTGCATAGATGCCGGTTCCGGCAGCTGCGCTGACATAGCGCATGTGCTCGGTATCTGCCGGAACGGCATCCAACAAATCACACTTGTTCATGGCAATGAGATGCGGAATGTTTTTTGCCTTCAGACGAGCGAGCAAATCCGTGTGTGCGTCGGTCAGTCCCTCCGATGCATCAACGACGACAACCGCCAAATCACACTTGTTCATCACCTGCATGGCTTTCCGGACGCGCTGGGCGCCGAGCGCACCGATGTCATCCAGACCCGGGGTGTCAATCATCACGACAGGACCGAGCGGCAGCAATTCCATGGCTTTGGAGACCGGATCTGTCGTTGTGCCTGCGATGTTGGAGACAATGGCGAGGTCTTGTCCGGTCATCGCGTTGATGAGACTGGATTTTCCGGCGTTGCGCTTGCCGAAAATGCCGATATGTACGCGCTCCGCATTGGGCGCTGTGTTCATGCTCATACAATCACCTCAAATTCAGAATCATTCCCCATCTGTGGGAAATGGGGGTTCGATGTATTTGAACATAGTATACCGCACGAATATCATTTCGTAAAGTGCACGGAAGGCGTATATCGCTGCTCATTGAGAGAACCGCGGCGGCTTTTGAAGTCTGCGCTGGCTCGCCGCGGGCGGTAGCGCGGGTGAACCATCGGCGCACCGTGACAAAAATATTTCATAACACACACCTCCCCAGACAGGATATGTCGCTTTCGCATAGAATATTCTCTGCCCAACAGGGAACGCTAAAAAACAGGTGATGTGGTTTGAGTCGGATAGAAAAGACGATGATTTTGATGGCATATGGGTTTTGGGGGTATCCGTTTTTGGAAATTCTGTTCCGCGGCTGGTCGCATTGGTCGATGGCGCTGGCGGGCGGAATTTGCTTCGGACTGATGGGATTGGTTTCTGATACATTATATCGGTATCGGCTGCCCGTTCGCGCCATGGCAAGCGCAGTGACCGTGCTGTTTGTCGAATTTATTTTCGGTTGTATTTTTAACTTGGGCATGCAGCTGCACATTTGGGATTATTCCCGTGAGCTGGGCAATCTGGCGGGGCAAATCTGCATCAAATATGGCTTGCTTTGGTTTGTACTCAGCATACCGTTGGTGTGGCTGGCAGACCGCCTGCCGGTGGATACCTCTTGCAAGCAGCGCAAAATCGGCATATAATAGCAGACATATACACGGGAAAGGGGACAGGCACATGCTGCTTGCAATCAATATACAAAATTCAGCCATCACATTGGGGTGCTTTGACAGACAAGGCAATTTGTGTGTGGTTTCTCATATTGCATCCGAGACACGGCAGACGGCGGAGCAGTACGCCTGCGGGATAGACAGCGTTCTGCGTCTGCGCGGATGTGATGCGGGCAAGATTTCCGGCGCAATTATTTGCTCTGTCGTTCCGGCACTCAGCGGCGTGCTGCGCGAGGCGGTCGAGATTTTGTGCCGCTGCGAGGTGGTCAATGTGTCGTCCGGCGTCAAGACGGGTCTGAGTATCCGCATGGACAATCCGCGCGTAGTTGGCAGCGACTTGGTGTGCGTGGCTGTGGAAGCGGCGGCGAAAAAACAGCTTCCGGCGCTGGTGATTGATATGAATACGGCGGTTACGTTTACCGCGCTGGATGAGAGCGGCGCGCTGGTCGGCTCCATCATTGCACCGGGCATGCGTATCGGATTGGAATCGCTGCATACCAAGGCGGCACAGCTGCCGTCCATCGGGCTGACGCGGCCGCACACTGGACTGCTCGGGAAAAATACCATGGATGCCATGGCGTCCGGCATGCTCAATGGCACGGCATCTATGATTGACGGCATGATTGGCAGATGCAGAGATCAGCTCGGAGACAATTTGACGGTGTATCTTACAGGAACCGATGCAGAACTCGCCGCGCCGTATTTGACAGAGACTGTCCGGCGCGTGGATGACATGGTGCTGTACGGACTGCACCGCATTTGGATGAAAAACAAACGAAGGGAAATTTGAAGACAAGAGGCGGAGCGACCCGCCTCTTTTTTTGCGCAGCGGCTTGACAAAAAACACGAACCCGTATATACTGTATATATAGAATATATACAGTATATACGGAGGTGGTTGCCGTGCAGATTCTTTTGCAGCATACCGGCGGCAAACCGATTTACGAGCAGATTGCCGAACAGATGAAGGCGCAGATTTTATCCGGAGAGATTCCGGCAGGAGAACAGCTGCCGTCCATTCGGACGCTGGCGAAAGACCTGCATATCAGCGTCATTACGACAAAGCGGGCGTATGAAGAACTGGAACGGGAGGGCTTTGTCGAGACCATGCAGGGGCGCGGCACGTATGTCGCGCAGCAGGACGCGGAGCAGGTGCGCGAGGAACACCGCAGACGCATAGAGCAAAAATTACTGGAAGCTGTAGAGATTGCAAAGAGTGCGGATATTTCCGAACGAGAAGTGCGAGAAACGCTGCATATTCTATTTGGAGGTGGCGAGAGATGAAGGCATTGGAAGTCAAGGGACTGTGCAAGCAATACGGAGATTTTGCTCTGGACAACGTAAATTTTTCTTTGGAGCAGGGAACCATTACCGGACTGGTCGGCAGAAACGGTGCGGGCAAGACGACGATTTTGCGCAGCATTTTGGGCGCGGCGCATATCGATGCCGGAGAAATTTCGTTTTTGGGACGGCCGATAGACGCGCAGACCAAGCAGGATATCGGCGTCGTGTATGACGCCTGCTGTTTCAGTGAAATGCTGAAGATTCGGCAGATAGACAGCGTGCTGGGCGATATATATCACAATTGGTCGCAGGATGTTTTTCTGGGATTGTGTGAGCACTATGAACTGCCGGAACATAAGACAATCAAGACATTTTCCCGCGGCATGAAACAGAAGCTGTCTATTGCGGCGGCAATGGCGCACAGCCCGAAATTGCTGCTGCTGGATGAGCCGACAGGCGGATTGGACCCCGTTGCCCGCGAGCAGATTTTGGACGATTTGCAGACGTTCATTGAGGACGGCGAGCACACCGTGCTGCTGTCCACGCACATTACCAGCGACTTGGATCGCGTGGCAGACAATATTTTGATTTTATCGCACGGAAAAATGCGGATTGATGTAGAGAAAGATACGCTGCTTAACGAATATATTGTGCTCAAGGGCAGTCCGGAACAGCTCGGACAGATGCAGCCGGAAGATATTCTCGGCGTCAAAAAGCAGGCGTATTCGTTTGAAGCGCTGTGCGTAGGACGCGAACGCATGCAGGAAAAATACCCGCAGTTTGTGTGCGACAGCGCGGATGTTGAACAAATCTTGATTTTGCTGGAAGGCGGTGCAGACCAATGAAAGGCTTGGTAAAATATGATTTGATGCAGCTGGCGGGAACCTCGAAAAAAAGCTTTTATCTGCTGTACTTCGTCGGTCTGGCGGCGGTCGGCGTCATGCTGGGCGGCGGAACCATATGCAGCTATATGGCGGTCATGATTGGCTGTATGACGGGCGTCAGCTTTTTCTCGTATGAATCGTGGTATCATTGGGACAGCTACTGTGCTGCCATGCCGCTGTCCAATCGGCAGATTGTCGTTTCGCGATACATCAGCCTGCTTATCGTGACAGGCTGCGGCGTTTTGTGGGGAATTGTTATCGGCGTGCTGGCGCTTGCGGCGGGAAAAATGGATTTGACGTGGACACAATGGCTGCTCTCGATGGTGCAGACGGTGCTGGCGGCGCTGCTGTATATGGAGATTGAAATTCCGGTCATGTATCGGTTCGGTGTCGAGCGCGGGCGCATCGTCAACATCTTGCTGTTTATCATCCTGTTCGCAGGGATCTCTGCGCTGGCAGAGATCAACGAGATGCCGGCGGCAGTTACCTCTGTCGTACAGCTTGTGTTCGGCGTGGTGTGGGTTGTCATTCTGCTGTGCTTTCCGGTTTCCATTGCGGTTTCCATGCGTATTCGAGCGAAAAAAGAATATTAAAAAATCATCCCGCTGTCATTGAGACGGCGGGATGATTGCACTTTATGTGGTGAATTACAGGAAAATGTACTTTAAAACAAACAGAATTGCCAAAACGTACATCAGCGGTGTGATCTTCTTGCGGTTGCCGCAGAACAGATTGATGACAACATACGAAATGACACCGATGGAGATGCCTTCCGAGATGCTGTAGGTCAGCGGCATGCAGGCCAGACACAGATAAGCAGGAATGGATTCGGTCGGGTCGTTGAAGTTGATTTGCACGACGGCGGAAATCATCAGGAAGCCGACAAAAATCAGAGCCGGAGCGGTTGCGAAGCTCGGAATGGTGGTAAATACCGGAGCAAAGACAATGGAAACCAAGAACAGCAGACCGGTTACAATGGAAGACAGACCGGTTCTGCCGCCTTCAGCGACGCCGGAGGAGCTTTCCACAAAGGTTGTTGTGGTAGAAGTACCCAGAATGGCACCGGCGGAGGTTGCGAGTGCATCAGCGAGCAGAGCCTGCTTGATGCGCGGCAGCTTGCCTTCTTCATCCAGCATATCTGCCTTATTTGCCACGCCAATCAGTGTGCCCAGCGTGTCGAACAGATCGACAAACAGGAAGGCAAAAATGATGACGATAAAGTCAATAATATTGAAATCCGTACCAGCCAGATTGAAGCACTGACCGAAGGTCAGACGAATCGAGGTAATGTCAAAGCTCGACCAGGACGGAATCAGAGAATAGAAGCCGTTGGCAGCATCTACCTGATAAATACCGGTGAGCTGACACACAATGCCCAGTACCCAAGTGACCAGAATGCCGATCAGGATGGAACCCTTGACGTTCTTGACATGCAGAATAGCAATGAGCAGCAGACCGATGACTGCGAGCAGCGCGCCGATACCGACTGTGTGGAAGTTTTCGGTAAAATCAACGATCGTAACCAGCGTGGTGCTGTCTACGACCAACTTGGCGTTCTGAAGTCCCAGAAAAGCGACAAACAGGCCAATGCCAACCGATACACCCTTTTTGAGCTGAAGCGGAATGGCGTTAAAAATGGCTTCACGCACATTGGTCAAGGAAAGGACGATAAAAATCAGACCTTCGACGAAAACAGCAAGCAATGCGAACTGCCAAGAATAGCCCATCTGTCCGACAACGGTGTATGCAAAGTATGCATTGAGTCCGAGACCTGGTGCCAGTGCAAATGGATAGTTTGCGAGCAATGCCATACAGAAGCAGCCGATAAAGGATGCGATGGCGGTTGCCATCAGAATGGCATTGGAATCCATGCCGGATGCCGACAGGATGGAAGGATTGACCGCGAGAATGTAAGCCATGGTCATAAAGGTTGTCAGACCGGCAACGACTTCTGTCTTGACATTCGTGTGGTTCTCCTTCAATTTAAATAATGATTCAAGCATGTACGAAATACTCCTTTCAAGATATGAATCATTGATGAACAATCAATTATACCATGCTTTGCAGGAAGATGCACGAAAAAAATCCGGCTGTCCTTTACATTTTTTGGGGTACAGAGTACAATAGAAGCAAATACAATGGAATTCTCACAGAGGAGGACGTATCTTGAATTACGAAGCACTGACTCAAAATCTCATTGGCATGGTGAAGGAATCCCAGATTAAGCTGGGCTATACGAAAACACCGATTCATTTATATTTTCCGGCAGAAGCAGTGAACCATTTACTCGATGCGCAGCTTTCGGTTGCAGAACTAGAGAACCAGTTGGCACAATTTGCAAAGACTGTGGAAGACTTACTTGGTACGCTGACGGTTTCTGTAAAAGATGAGCTGTTTTGCATTACGGTTCCGGAAAAGGGCGTCGAATATGTACACGAAAACGTCGAGACCAGCGGATTTTTGGAAGAATTCATCGCCTGCATGAGCAAGCCGGGACATACGATAGAGGAAATTACCGCGGTATTCCGCAAGTATTCCGATCAGGTTGTCGTTGAGACACCGAGCAAGGACA includes these proteins:
- a CDS encoding NCS2 family permease, whose product is MLESLFKLKENHTNVKTEVVAGLTTFMTMAYILAVNPSILSASGMDSNAILMATAIASFIGCFCMALLANYPFALAPGLGLNAYFAYTVVGQMGYSWQFALLAVFVEGLIFIVLSLTNVREAIFNAIPLQLKKGVSVGIGLFVAFLGLQNAKLVVDSTTLVTIVDFTENFHTVGIGALLAVIGLLLIAILHVKNVKGSILIGILVTWVLGIVCQLTGIYQVDAANGFYSLIPSWSSFDITSIRLTFGQCFNLAGTDFNIIDFIVIIFAFLFVDLFDTLGTLIGVANKADMLDEEGKLPRIKQALLADALATSAGAILGTSTTTTFVESSSGVAEGGRTGLSSIVTGLLFLVSIVFAPVFTTIPSFATAPALIFVGFLMISAVVQINFNDPTESIPAYLCLACMPLTYSISEGISIGVISYVVINLFCGNRKKITPLMYVLAILFVLKYIFL
- the hydF gene encoding [FeFe] hydrogenase H-cluster maturation GTPase HydF; the encoded protein is MSMNTAPNAERVHIGIFGKRNAGKSSLINAMTGQDLAIVSNIAGTTTDPVSKAMELLPLGPVVMIDTPGLDDIGALGAQRVRKAMQVMNKCDLAVVVVDASEGLTDAHTDLLARLKAKNIPHLIAMNKCDLLDAVPADTEHMRYVSAAAGTGIYALKEAIAHLVPTGDNGRRIIADLLQPNDFVVLVVPIDSAAPKGRLILPQQQTIRDILEAGATAIVCQDTELKATLKKLGQPPRMVVTDSQAFRRVSADTPDDVPLTSFSILFARYKGRLDSAVRGVTALRQLQDGDTVLISEGCTHHRQCDDIGTVKLPKWIEDYTGKSLHFEFTSGGAFPENLSPYQLIVHCGGCMLNEREMKSRIAYAEDEGVPMTNYGILISYINGILPRAVKPLGLEL
- a CDS encoding ABC transporter ATP-binding protein gives rise to the protein MKALEVKGLCKQYGDFALDNVNFSLEQGTITGLVGRNGAGKTTILRSILGAAHIDAGEISFLGRPIDAQTKQDIGVVYDACCFSEMLKIRQIDSVLGDIYHNWSQDVFLGLCEHYELPEHKTIKTFSRGMKQKLSIAAAMAHSPKLLLLDEPTGGLDPVAREQILDDLQTFIEDGEHTVLLSTHITSDLDRVADNILILSHGKMRIDVEKDTLLNEYIVLKGSPEQLGQMQPEDILGVKKQAYSFEALCVGRERMQEKYPQFVCDSADVEQILILLEGGADQ
- a CDS encoding type III pantothenate kinase, whose amino-acid sequence is MLLAINIQNSAITLGCFDRQGNLCVVSHIASETRQTAEQYACGIDSVLRLRGCDAGKISGAIICSVVPALSGVLREAVEILCRCEVVNVSSGVKTGLSIRMDNPRVVGSDLVCVAVEAAAKKQLPALVIDMNTAVTFTALDESGALVGSIIAPGMRIGLESLHTKAAQLPSIGLTRPHTGLLGKNTMDAMASGMLNGTASMIDGMIGRCRDQLGDNLTVYLTGTDAELAAPYLTETVRRVDDMVLYGLHRIWMKNKRREI
- a CDS encoding putative ABC transporter permease, whose translation is MSRIEKTMILMAYGFWGYPFLEILFRGWSHWSMALAGGICFGLMGLVSDTLYRYRLPVRAMASAVTVLFVEFIFGCIFNLGMQLHIWDYSRELGNLAGQICIKYGLLWFVLSIPLVWLADRLPVDTSCKQRKIGI
- a CDS encoding GntR family transcriptional regulator, giving the protein MQILLQHTGGKPIYEQIAEQMKAQILSGEIPAGEQLPSIRTLAKDLHISVITTKRAYEELEREGFVETMQGRGTYVAQQDAEQVREEHRRRIEQKLLEAVEIAKSADISEREVRETLHILFGGGER
- a CDS encoding DUF3877 family protein, which codes for MNYEALTQNLIGMVKESQIKLGYTKTPIHLYFPAEAVNHLLDAQLSVAELENQLAQFAKTVEDLLGTLTVSVKDELFCITVPEKGVEYVHENVETSGFLEEFIACMSKPGHTIEEITAVFRKYSDQVVVETPSKDTDEFDYLIYFADGKPDAYRYCIHDEMGQLIYHRFTQKEFETFGF
- a CDS encoding ABC-2 transporter permease; translation: MKGLVKYDLMQLAGTSKKSFYLLYFVGLAAVGVMLGGGTICSYMAVMIGCMTGVSFFSYESWYHWDSYCAAMPLSNRQIVVSRYISLLIVTGCGVLWGIVIGVLALAAGKMDLTWTQWLLSMVQTVLAALLYMEIEIPVMYRFGVERGRIVNILLFIILFAGISALAEINEMPAAVTSVVQLVFGVVWVVILLCFPVSIAVSMRIRAKKEY
- the trpS gene encoding tryptophan--tRNA ligase → MGKVILTGDRPTGKLHLGHYVGSLRRRVELQNSGEYDKIFIMIADTQALTDNADNPEKIRQNILEVALDYLSCGLDPAKSTLFIQSQVPELTELTMYYMNLVTVSRLQRNPTVKSEIQMRNFETSIPVGFFTYPISQASDITAFRATTVPAGEDQMPMVEQTREIVHKFNSVYGETLVTPQILLPENQACLRLPGTDGKAKMSKSLGNCIYLSDSAEDVRKKVMSMYTDPEHIRVQDPGKIEGNTVFTYLDAFCRPEYFAEFWPDYANLDEVKEHYQRGGLGDVKVKKFLNNVLQAELEPIRARRKEYEKDIPAVYEILKNGSAVAQAEAAQTLHDVRAAMKINYFEDAELIASQASKYGDK
- the dnaK gene encoding molecular chaperone DnaK — protein: MSKIIGIDLGTTNSCVAVYEGGERVIIPNAQGGRTTPSVVAFTKDGERLIGETAKRQAAVNPDRTISSIKRDMGTDRRISIDGKQYSPQEISAMILRQLKSDAETYLGEPVTEAVITVPAYFTDAQRQATKDAGTIAGLHVQRIINEPTSAALAYGIDKEQAQKILVYDLGGGTFDVSVLDINDGVIEVLATAGNNRLGGDDFDKCVCEYILSEFKKAEGIDLSRDSAAMQRVREAAEKAKKELSSALSAEIMLPYIAVKRGEPKHLQMTLTRAKFNELTNHLVQATLDPVYQAVADSGLNLPDISKVLMVGGSSRIPAVNEAVQKLTGRQPFKGINPDECVAMGACLQGGVLSGEVRGLLLLDVTPLSLGIETVGGVFTKLIDKNTTIPIKKSQIFTTAGAFQKRVKVNVLQGERPMAKQNKSLGSFMLGGIKRSATGMPQIEVTFEIDTNGIVNVSARDLTTGKMQEITVTGSNNMSEADIQQAIHDAEQYAAEDSKIRAGMEYKTKLEQLTYQAAEKRKSMDRAHKKQLDAAVKEARHALRRKEPEQMAAAAAALEQMVRV